CCCCGTACCGGGCGGGCTCGACGTCCGCTCCCCCGGCGATCACCAGCCCGTCCAGGGCGGCGACGGTGTCCCGGGCCGCGTCCTCGGCGTCATCGGGCGGCAGCAGCACCGCGAGCCCGCCCGCCGCCCGGACGAGGCGCGGATAGGCGGCGGGCAGCAGCACCGCGGGCATCTCCCAGACACCCCACCGGGCCGGGTCCTGGTAGGTGCTGATGCCGATGACGGGCCGGGGCATGGAACGTACTCCTTCGGTCGGGGGATCGCGTCGGCGGCCGGGGGGCGCTCAGTCGCGGGCGAGTTCGGCCTCGGCCGCCGCCAGTGCGGCGAACTCCTCCTCCGGGGCTCCCGCGACCAGCCGGTGACGGCTGTAGAGGGCGAAGTAGGCCAGCGCCACCGCGTACACGGCGAGCGCGATGAACGCCGCGTCGCGGTCCACCAGGAAGGTCGCCACCAGGGCCGAGCATGCCAGAGCGAAGGCGACGGACGAGGTGAGCGCGCCGCCGGGGGTGCGATAGGGGCGCGGCAGCTCCGGTTCGCGGCGGCGCAGCACCAGGTGGGAGAGGGCCATGAGCGCGTAGCTGATGGTGGCGCCGAAGACGGCGACGTTGAGCATCCGGCCGCCGTTGCCGCTCCAGGCGGCGAGCGTGAAGCCGATGACGCCGGGGATCAGCAGGCCGAGGTAGGGGGACTTGCGGCGGTTGGTGAGGGAGAGGAAGCGGGGCAGATAACCCGCCCGGGAGAGGGCGAAGAGCTGGCGGGAGCCGGCGAAGATCAGGGAGAAGAAGGAGGCGACGAGCCCGGCGAGGCCCGCGTAGTTCACGAAGCGGCTCAGGGCGGTCGGTTCGCCGTCGCCCTGGAGGGCCACCACGAGCGGGTTCCCGGCCTCCTTGATGGCGTTCGCGCCCTGGGCTCCGGTGGCCGAGACGAAGGTGATCAGGGCCAGGAAGACCAGTACGGCCAGCGAGATGGCCAGGGCCCTGGGCATCGAGCGGACCGGGTCCTTGGCCTCCTCGGCGGCGAGCGGCACACCCTCCACCCCGAGGAAGAACCACATGCCGAAGGGGAAGGCGGCCCAGATCCCGAGGAGTCCGTACGGCAGCCAGGAGGAGGAGCCGAAGG
This sequence is a window from Streptomyces parvus. Protein-coding genes within it:
- the eat gene encoding ethanolamine permease; the protein is MAQGTETPAGPPGDAGPAKSGTDAYLHRRTLRRGSAGWLLLTGLGVAYVVSGDFSGWNIGLSKGGFGGLAVATVLMGVMYACLVFALAELSAILPTAGGGYGFARRALGTWGGFLTGTAILIEYILAPAAISLFIGDYVESLGLFGLTSGWPVYLACFAIFIGIHLWGVGEALRFSLVVTAIAVAALLVFAVGAFTEFDAGRLNDIPADASAFGSSSWLPYGLLGIWAAFPFGMWFFLGVEGVPLAAEEAKDPVRSMPRALAISLAVLVFLALITFVSATGAQGANAIKEAGNPLVVALQGDGEPTALSRFVNYAGLAGLVASFFSLIFAGSRQLFALSRAGYLPRFLSLTNRRKSPYLGLLIPGVIGFTLAAWSGNGGRMLNVAVFGATISYALMALSHLVLRRREPELPRPYRTPGGALTSSVAFALACSALVATFLVDRDAAFIALAVYAVALAYFALYSRHRLVAGAPEEEFAALAAAEAELARD